From the Cytophagales bacterium genome, one window contains:
- a CDS encoding ATP-dependent Clp protease ATP-binding subunit: MYAKFSNRVKEVIALSREEALRLGHDYIGIEHLLLGMIREGEGLATELLKDFDVPLDELRITIEQSTRLASTKTPKNIEKIPLTRETEKVLRTTYLEAKILKSELIGTEHLLLSILRDEDNIVTRILDNYDIDYELIKEQLQYHSSDPVAAADTEDPDDDPSGFLGEGSSSQREAAKSQGEKSRTPVLDNFGRDLTKFAEEDKLDPIVGREKEIERVAQILSRRKKNNPVLIGEPGVGKTAIAEGLAVRIKQKKVSRVLFDKRVVTLDLASLVAGTKYRGQFEERMKAVMNELEKARNVILFIDEIHTIVGAGGASGSLDASNMFKPALARGEIQCIGATTLDEYRQYIEKDGALARRFQIVMVDPTTPEETLEILNNIKDKYEDHHHVNYTQEAIDACVKLSDRYISDRYLPDKAIDVLDESGARVHLHNVHVPEHIEKLEEQIEDIKKEKNQVVKSQRYEEAAQLRDKEKKMIEQLNIEKAKWEENTKTQRYSVAEDNISEVVSMITGIPLNRIAQEEGAKLLEMGVELKKQVIGQDEAIGKLVKSIQRTRVGLKDPRKPIGSFIFLGPTGVGKTELAKVLALYLFDKEDSLVRIDMSEYMEKFSVSRLVGAPPGYVGYEEGGQLTEKIRRKPYSVVLLDEIEKAHPDVFNILLQILDDGTLTDGLGRRVDFRNTIIIMTSNIGVRELKDFGAGIGFATKANQDQGDELIKSTIQNSLKKTFSPEFLNRIDDIIIFNSLKRNHIHKIIDLSLEKLYTRIETLGYKVELSEKAKDFIAEKGFDPQYGARPLNRAIQKYIEDPLAEEILKSDLDEGDVIVAGYKANSQTLDFKIKKKKTEKAQDKK, translated from the coding sequence ATGTACGCAAAATTTTCAAACAGAGTCAAAGAAGTGATCGCATTGAGCAGGGAAGAAGCGTTACGGCTCGGGCATGATTATATCGGCATCGAACACCTGCTTCTCGGAATGATCAGGGAAGGTGAAGGACTGGCTACCGAGTTGCTGAAAGACTTTGATGTCCCGCTAGATGAGCTGAGAATAACCATCGAGCAAAGCACCAGGCTCGCCTCTACAAAAACCCCGAAAAACATAGAAAAAATACCTTTAACACGTGAGACCGAGAAGGTATTGCGAACAACTTACCTGGAAGCTAAGATCCTTAAAAGTGAATTAATAGGGACAGAACATTTACTATTATCAATATTGAGAGATGAGGATAATATAGTAACCCGGATATTAGACAATTATGATATTGATTATGAGCTTATCAAAGAGCAGTTACAATATCATTCCTCCGATCCTGTTGCAGCAGCCGATACTGAAGATCCGGATGATGATCCGTCTGGCTTTTTGGGAGAAGGCAGTTCATCCCAACGAGAAGCTGCTAAAAGCCAGGGAGAAAAATCCCGTACCCCGGTGCTTGATAACTTCGGCCGTGATCTTACAAAGTTTGCAGAAGAAGACAAACTGGATCCAATTGTTGGGAGAGAAAAAGAAATAGAGCGTGTTGCCCAGATCTTAAGCAGAAGAAAGAAAAATAATCCCGTTTTAATTGGAGAACCGGGTGTTGGAAAAACAGCCATAGCCGAAGGACTGGCTGTTCGCATAAAGCAGAAAAAAGTTTCCCGGGTTCTTTTTGATAAGCGTGTGGTAACCCTGGACCTTGCTTCTCTTGTTGCCGGAACTAAATATAGAGGACAGTTTGAGGAAAGGATGAAAGCTGTAATGAACGAACTTGAAAAAGCCAGAAATGTGATCCTGTTTATTGATGAAATTCACACGATTGTAGGGGCAGGAGGAGCTTCAGGTTCTCTGGATGCCTCCAATATGTTTAAACCGGCATTGGCGAGAGGAGAAATTCAATGTATCGGGGCTACTACGCTTGATGAATACCGTCAATATATTGAAAAAGATGGTGCGCTTGCCAGAAGATTCCAAATAGTGATGGTTGATCCTACTACACCGGAAGAAACCCTGGAGATACTCAATAATATCAAAGACAAATATGAAGATCACCATCATGTGAATTACACCCAGGAGGCAATAGATGCCTGTGTAAAGCTTTCAGACAGATACATCAGCGACAGGTATTTACCTGACAAAGCGATTGATGTTTTAGATGAATCCGGTGCCAGGGTGCATCTTCATAACGTTCATGTTCCTGAACATATTGAAAAGTTAGAAGAACAAATTGAAGACATTAAAAAAGAAAAAAACCAGGTTGTAAAAAGCCAAAGATATGAAGAGGCTGCTCAGCTCAGAGATAAAGAAAAGAAAATGATCGAGCAATTGAATATTGAAAAAGCCAAATGGGAAGAAAATACTAAGACGCAAAGGTATTCTGTTGCCGAGGATAATATTTCAGAGGTGGTTTCAATGATCACCGGTATTCCCCTTAATAGAATTGCCCAGGAGGAAGGTGCCAAATTGCTCGAAATGGGAGTTGAACTTAAGAAGCAGGTAATAGGGCAGGATGAGGCAATTGGAAAGCTGGTTAAGTCAATTCAAAGGACAAGAGTAGGGCTAAAAGACCCCCGAAAACCCATAGGTTCATTTATTTTCCTCGGACCAACAGGAGTGGGTAAAACGGAGCTGGCTAAGGTATTGGCATTATATCTTTTTGATAAAGAGGATTCATTGGTAAGAATTGATATGAGCGAGTACATGGAGAAATTCTCTGTCTCCCGTTTGGTTGGAGCGCCTCCCGGCTATGTTGGATATGAAGAAGGCGGGCAGCTTACTGAAAAAATAAGAAGGAAACCTTACAGTGTTGTTTTGCTTGATGAAATTGAAAAAGCTCATCCGGATGTATTCAATATTTTGTTGCAGATATTAGATGATGGAACTTTAACGGACGGTTTGGGCAGAAGGGTGGATTTTAGAAATACTATCATTATTATGACCTCAAATATTGGTGTAAGGGAACTGAAAGATTTTGGTGCAGGCATAGGATTTGCTACAAAAGCCAATCAGGATCAGGGAGATGAATTGATAAAGAGCACCATTCAAAATTCTTTGAAAAAAACCTTCTCTCCTGAATTTCTTAACAGGATTGATGATATCATTATATTTAATTCGCTTAAACGAAATCATATTCATAAGATCATAGACCTTTCTTTAGAGAAATTATATACCAGGATTGAGACACTTGGGTATAAAGTAGAGCTAAGCGAAAAAGCTAAGGATTTTATAGCTGAAAAAGGCTTTGACCCTCAATATGGTGCAAGGCCTCTCAACAGAGCCATCCAAAAATATATAGAAGACCCGCTCGCTGAAGAGATCCTGAAAAGCGACCTTGATGAAGGAGACGTCATCGTAGCAGGCTATAAAGCCAATAGCCAGACGCTCGACTTCAAAATCAAGAAGAAAAAAACGGAAAAGGCGCAGGATAAGAAGTGA
- a CDS encoding glycosyltransferase, which produces MGIRFKVLFLSKWYPNKNRHLSGIFVREHAKAAANYCDVSLLHITSDPNLKNTSYCIEAFEDDNLYTVIVYYKSYNFQFSILKKALNSIRYFRSTLIGLRVIKKDFGKPDLIHVNVLTRPAIIAFILKTFKGIPYIITEHWTGYASSHFSRKNIFHKIITRFVVRKAKAVTTVSQSLKENMLHYGLLNKYYIVPNVVELSRNDGRNGYSQDKKIILNVSDLEDYKKNVSGIIKAVYEIIKIRADIELHIIGDGKDRDALENLAKELDLLNTHVFFQGEQLRNDVYHFMNKIDFLITNSNYETFSIATAEAIAHGKPVIVTRSGGPEEFVTNEVGIVIEPGNQKLLQETILYMLDNYKKYNSKILKDYINKKFNHKVIGKQFYNIYKSILTVWKAGNSGEKLEIDPGWKVLDVGSGHNPNRRANVLLDKELGISIHRSGKKVKFVVGKTFVKGNALNMPFDNHQFDFVIASHIAEHVDDPHRFCKELQRVGKRGYIETPGPIDELFFNEPTHKWLVFKKKKWLIFKEKKKFKVLSDYFYRLYYLNENRYGHQKLYSKNLLLVFISIFLRRIWKYLPYTFTKYHWENEIKFKVIPKK; this is translated from the coding sequence ATGGGGATAAGATTCAAAGTATTATTTCTGTCAAAGTGGTATCCAAATAAAAATAGGCATTTATCGGGAATTTTTGTAAGAGAGCATGCTAAGGCTGCAGCCAATTACTGTGATGTTTCACTATTGCATATCACATCTGATCCTAATTTGAAGAATACTTCCTATTGTATTGAGGCTTTTGAAGATGATAATTTGTATACTGTAATTGTATACTATAAAAGTTATAATTTTCAATTCTCAATTCTCAAAAAAGCGCTGAATTCTATAAGGTATTTTAGAAGTACGTTAATAGGCTTAAGGGTTATAAAAAAAGATTTTGGTAAACCGGACTTAATTCATGTTAATGTGCTAACGAGGCCTGCTATTATTGCATTTATTTTAAAAACTTTTAAGGGCATTCCATATATAATCACTGAACATTGGACTGGATATGCATCATCTCATTTTTCAAGAAAAAATATTTTTCATAAAATCATTACAAGATTTGTAGTGAGAAAAGCGAAAGCAGTCACAACTGTGTCACAAAGTCTAAAAGAAAATATGTTGCATTATGGGCTATTAAATAAATACTATATTGTTCCAAATGTCGTAGAATTGTCCAGGAATGATGGCAGGAATGGATATTCGCAAGATAAAAAGATAATCTTAAATGTTTCTGATCTGGAAGATTACAAAAAAAATGTAAGTGGTATTATCAAGGCTGTTTATGAGATAATAAAAATCAGAGCAGATATTGAATTACATATAATAGGTGATGGTAAAGATAGAGACGCTCTTGAAAATTTAGCAAAAGAGTTAGATTTGCTAAATACACATGTTTTTTTCCAAGGCGAACAATTAAGAAATGATGTTTATCACTTTATGAATAAAATAGATTTCCTGATAACTAACAGTAATTATGAAACCTTTTCAATTGCAACTGCCGAAGCAATAGCTCATGGAAAACCTGTTATCGTCACAAGAAGCGGTGGCCCTGAGGAATTTGTAACTAATGAGGTTGGAATTGTAATAGAACCAGGAAATCAAAAACTCCTGCAAGAGACGATTTTATATATGTTGGATAATTATAAGAAATATAACAGCAAAATACTTAAAGATTACATAAATAAAAAATTTAACCATAAAGTAATAGGGAAGCAATTTTACAATATATATAAATCTATCCTAACTGTATGGAAAGCTGGAAATTCGGGAGAAAAGCTTGAAATTGATCCTGGTTGGAAGGTATTAGATGTAGGAAGCGGACATAATCCTAATAGAAGAGCCAATGTGTTATTAGATAAAGAATTAGGAATAAGTATTCACAGGTCAGGTAAAAAAGTTAAGTTTGTAGTGGGGAAGACCTTTGTTAAAGGAAACGCATTAAATATGCCATTTGACAATCATCAATTCGATTTCGTCATAGCATCACATATAGCCGAACATGTTGATGATCCTCATAGGTTTTGTAAAGAGCTTCAAAGAGTAGGTAAACGTGGCTACATAGAAACTCCAGGACCTATAGACGAATTGTTTTTTAATGAGCCGACTCATAAGTGGCTGGTTTTTAAGAAAAAAAAATGGTTGATTTTTAAGGAGAAAAAGAAATTTAAAGTTTTATCGGATTATTTCTATCGTCTTTATTATTTAAATGAAAACAGGTATGGGCATCAAAAGCTCTATTCTAAAAATCTGCTGTTAGTTTTCATTTCTATTTTTTTAAGAAGAATATGGAAATATCTACCTTATACTTTTACAAAATACCACTGGGAAAACGAAATAAAATTTAAGGTAATTCCTAAAAAATAA